The following are encoded together in the Brassica napus cultivar Da-Ae chromosome A9, Da-Ae, whole genome shotgun sequence genome:
- the LOC106367093 gene encoding probable methyltransferase PMT18 has product MAKENNSHHHAEAKRKRLIWILCVSGFCILSYVLGAWQTNTLPSSSSEVFSRKACETQSKLSTSSEDEDASLSSSSSLSSSSSSEPVELDFESHHKLELKQKNQTIKYFEPCDMSLSEYTPCEDRERGRRFDRNMMKYRERHCPSKDELLYCLIPPPPNYKIPFKWPQSRDYAWYDNIPHKELSIEKAIQNWIQVEGERFRFPGGGTGFPRGADAYIDDISRLIPLTDGAIRTAIDTGCGVASFGAYLLKRDIVAMSFAPRDTHEAQVQFALERGVPAIIGIMGSIRLPYPARAFDLAHCSRCLIPWFQNDGLYLTEVDRVLRPGGYWILSGPPINWKKHWKGWERTQEDLKQEQDSIENAARSLCWKKVTEKGDFSIWQKPINHIACKKLKRAHKSPPICTKAVQPDFAWYKELESCVMPLPEANSPDEFAGGALEDWPDRAFAVPPRIIQGTIPEINAEKFKEDNEVWKERIAYYKQILPELSRGRFRNIMDMNAYLGGFAAAIVKYPSWVMNVVPVDAEKQTLGAIYERGFIGTYQDWCEAFSTYPRTYDLIHAGGLFSMYENRCDVTLILLEMDRILRPEGTVVFRDTVEMLTKIQSITNGMKWTSRIMDHEKGPFIPEKILLAVKSYWTGPSA; this is encoded by the exons ATGGCGAAAGAGAACAATAGTCATCACCACGCAGAagcaaagagaaaaagactcaTTTGGATTCTCTGTGTAAGTGGATTCTGCATATTGTCTTACGTTCTTGGAGCTTGGCAAACCAACACactcccttcttcttcctctgagGTGTTCTCAAGAAAGGCATGTGAGACTCAGTCAAAACTTTCTACTTCTTCTGAAGATGAGGATGcgagtctctcttcttcatcttccttgtcctcctcttcatcttcaGAACCAGTTGAGTTAGATTTCGAAAGCCATCACAAACTCGAGCTCAAACAAAAGAACCAAACCATAAAGTATTTCGAGCCATGTGACATGTCTCTCAGCGAGTACACTCCATGCGAAGAccgagagagaggaagaagattcgATAGGAACATGATGAAATACAGAGAGAGACACTGTCCTTCAAAAGATGAGCTGCTTTATTGTCTAATTCCTCCTCCGCCAAACTACAAGATTCCGTTCAAATGGCCTCAGAGCAGAGACTATGCTTGGTACGACAACATCCCACACAAGGAGCTAAGTATCGAGAAAGCAATACAAAATTGGATCCAAGTCGAAGGAGAACGATTTAGATTCCCTGGTGGTGGCACTGGCTTTCCACGTGGAGCTGATGCTTACATTGATGACATTTCTAGACTCATCCCTCTCACTGACGGAGCCATTAGAACAGCTATTGACACAGGATGTGGT GTTGCAAGTTTCGGTGCCTACTTGTTGAAGAGGGATATTGTGGCTATGTCTTTTGCTCCAAGAGACACTCATGAAGCTCAGGTCCAGTTTGCGTTGGAACGTGGAGTTCCTGCTATTATAGGGATTATGGGATCAATAAGGCTTCCTTATCCGGCCAGAGCTTTTGATCTTGCTCACTGTTCTCGTTGTTTGATTCCCTGGTTTCAGAACg ATGGTTTGTACTTGACTGAAGTGGACCGAGTTTTAAGACCGGGGGGTTATTGGATTCTCTCCGGTCCACCGATTAACTGGAAGAAACACTGGAAAGGCTGGGAAAGAACGCAAGAGGATTTGAAACAAGAGCAAGATTCAATAGAAAATGCAGCAAGGAGTCTTTGTTGGAAGAAGGTTACAGAGAAGGGTGATTTTTCAATTTGGCAAAAGCCAATTAATCACATTGCGTGTAAGAAACTCAAACGAGCTCATAAATCTCCTCCAATATGCACCAAAGCAGTTCAACCTGATTTCGCTTG GTACAAAGAACTGGAATCTTGTGTAATGCCATTGCCAGAAGCAAACAGTCCAGATGAGTTTGCAGGAGGTGCTTTAGAGGATTGGCCGGACCGAGCTTTTGCGGTCCCGCCTAGGATTATCCAGGGAACTATACCCGAGATCAATGCTGAGAAATTTAAAGAAGACAATGAGGTGTGGAAGGAGAGAATAGCATATTACAAACAGATATTGCCAGAGCTTTCACGTGGAAGATTCAGGAACATTATGGACATGAATGCATACCTTGGTGGATTTGCTGCAGCAATTGTGAAATATCCATCTTGGGTTATGAATGTGGTTCCTGTGGATGCGGAGAAGCAAACGTTAGGTGCAATCTACGAGAGAGGATTTATAGGAACGTATCAAGATTGGTGTGAAGCATTCTCTACGTATCCAAGAACGTATGATCTTATTCACGCTGGTGGATTGTTCAGCATGTACGAGAATAG GTGTGATGTGACGTTGATACTACTTGAGATGGATAGAATTCTAAGACCAGAAGGAACAGTTGTGTTTAGGGACACTGTGGAAATGTTAACGAAGATACAAAGTATAACCAATGGAATGAAGTGGACGAGTCGTATTATGGATCACGAGAAAGGTCCCTTTATCCCTGAAAAGATCCTTCTCGCTGTTAAATCCTACTGGACCGGTCCTTCCGCTTGA